The window aggctttaaagaaaagcgtttgttggtagaccatccaatttttttcttttctaaatTTATGGGTTCACACaatttatgctactgttatgattgtgattttatgttttaattagtgtttgtgccaagtaaagcctttaggatggtttgggtgatagttgacttgattttgttgaaaaacagaaacttttgcgcctagttCTACAATTTTGGAAATTCATAGGAATGTgcttttgctctgcattttcttacacttaattgatatacaaatttcccatgttgtcctaatttttcagaatttttgaagttacagaagcATGGTCAAAGTTTAGATTGAATTAGGCTTTGCACCAATTGCTGGACAGGGGACATTCGGAGGAGCGCTGGGATGCACCACCGTAAAGAGCTTCGATCAGCGGAGCCCCCAAAAGCCAAAACCCTAACGCTACTTAGGTAAGCGGGGGTGGATGGATCAGATCAACGCTTGCAGGGGCTATATCCCGCCTGTACCGATTCCTTATAGGAATTACCTACGGGCAAGCTAGTCGGGCTGGCCCATTACGGGTCTCGCTAGCTTGTGTTACTGTAGTCGCTGTTGAGCTCCGGTTTTTCCTTGTTTTGCTTTTGTATGTTTATGGTTTTTCcttgagttttctttttttttcttcgttATAATTTGGTTCATTTGTTTTTTCACTATTTTTTTGGGTTTCTTTCCTTTTTTCATTATACTTTGGTTTATTTGTTTCTTCTtgatttttcttttgctttttttctTCGTTGAGAGACTTGGTTTTCCTTTTGTTTCTTTGTTGGGTTTTTTACTTTTTCCAACTCATCTCTACTGGGAATCAGTTTcttcgttttctttttctttttctccgtttgcttgtttcctttCCTTTTATGTTTTTCGTGGTTTTTTAtcaattttattttttgaactcatgtttGGACAATGTACATTTTTATAGGACACATGAATTTTTTTGATACACGTTGAGCATTTTTCAAATATGAAGCATTTTTGTTTTAAaaaatacatgttttgaacactttttcaatttcacggtaacCTTCTCCAAATGCAGTTGTACATTTTTTCTGAACTATgcatttaaaaaaattataaaccTTTTTTGAAACTTTTAAACATGATTACATTTTTTTACAATGTAAAAACTTTTTTCGcacacatgattaacatttttcatacATATGATTAACATATTCTACTTTTTTGTTTGACTTTTTTACATTTTTTTGTGCATGAAAAACATTTTCCACACACATGAATAACATTTTCCATACAAATGATTAACATGTTCTACATTTTTTGTGTGCATGAGTAACATTTTTCATACACATGACTACCATTTTCCTCACAGATGAATAACATTTTTCATACAAATAATTAACATTTTCTATTTTTGTGTTCACTCTTGGACATGTTTTGCGTGCATGAAAAATATTTTTCATACGCATGATTTACATTTTCCGTACACAGGACTCATTTTTATTTGATTTACACAAATATTTTTTTATAATGTATAAACATTTTTCGTACACATGATTAACTTGTTTTACTTTTTTGTTTCACGTTTATAAATTTTCATAGTGCATCAAAAACATTTTGTATACAAATTAATATTTTGAAGTTTTAATCTAAATTTGTTTTTTAATATACATATTTATAATATTTCGAAatataaataaatcaaaaaaaCGAAAACAAAAAGTGAATAAAAAGTGAAAGACAAACAAAACGAAAAAGTAGCCAGCAGGCGAGCCGTGGCTACTGGGCCGGTGCAATCCGTGTGCCCCTGCAGGGCTCGCAGCAGGCAGCACATAGCCGCGCCCAATCGACCGAAATCATTAATTAATTAAGGAGTACTTGTTTCAAAGATCACTTCTACCTCCTCAGATTGCGAAAAATGGCGCATTACATACACGTCACTTGTCGCAATCAAGGAGTTTTTTTTCGTATATCcgtttatttaaaatattttatctcttaaatcgtgcgtccaaatctcaaactGTTTTCAACATTCGATTTCCCGCGTCGAAATTTTCAAAATTAAATCCTATATTGATAggtttgacaaacttttttttcaTAAAAAACGAACGGAGAAACCGAAACCGGAGCACTTCTTTCCCTGTCaaaaagaggcacggccgtgcctctcgcgaaagcacaaccgtgcctctcgcggaagaaaaaataaatgaaaaatgcgttttttttcgttttcgagaggcacggccatggagGAAAAAACAGAAGACATGTTTTTTTTGAGAGGCACGGCTGtgtctctcgcgaaagaaaaaaaagaaaaaatgcattttttttttgttttcgagaggcatggcttagcagtgcctctcgcgaaaacacaaCTGTGCTTCTcatgaaagcaaaaccgtgcctctaacaaaaggaaaaaaaataaaaaatgtatttttttccgtttccgagagacacgaccgtgcctctcacaaaaaaaattaaaaaaattattttGGTCCAAAAGCTAAGGTAGACCGATGGAAgaccaaaaaataataaaaaaagtttAAAAAGTCGAAAACGCGTGTGAAAAAATAAAAAGACAAAATTCAAAAGAAATGTCCAGCGCGAGACGTCGCGGCGGCTGAGTGCATGCCATTCAAATGATCATTGGAAGGCTCCCAAAGGAGTGCTCGCCAACTAGTCGCTCTCACTCATCAGGAAAAAAAACTATTTGCTCTCACGATCGACGGCTCGCTGGTGCTGCGTACAGGTGGGGATGGGCGGAGAAGTTTAGCAGCCGTGGGCCAAATCTTGATATGGACGCAAATACAAACGAAACAGAAGGCCCATGAAAGTTCCTCCTCTTCTCGTTGACCCCTAGCCCCTCTCTCTCAAACTGCCTCATCCACCTCCACCGAAGCGATCGCCGAGTGTTCGACGAGTGCCTGCGCGGAGCGGCGTCAATGGGTTCATCGCCGCAAGCGTAAAGCTACCCGCCTCGCGGTGTTCGTTCCCCGGCGCATCGACGCTGAAAGGTATGCGCCTAATTCCGCTCCCCTCTTCAATTCTGTAGGCCAAACACCCAGCGTTCCAGCGTTTGATCGACGCCCTCGGCGTGTTCGGCAGAATGCCAGTCCGGGAGCTTCATCTTGTTTGGACCTTTGAACGGCTAGTTTGAAGAATTCATCGCACGTGAGATGGAAAGAATCAGGACCGGATGATATTTTTGCGTGTAAAATTTCCTGCGTTTTGGGGATCTTATGCTGTTCTCTATGGTTGACAAGAGTTTGCTCTTCTCATTTCTCAGCACTGAAGATTGGTCCATCGACTCATCTTGACACTAATGGACCGGGAACACTCGGCTTTGAAGAAAATGAGATTGGAGGACGCAGAGGATTCTGCGATCAGTCAAGTGCCTGCCACGGCGTCGAGCATGCATCAGCAATTGTTCTGGAGCCAGTGGCAGCTACTGGACTCCATTCTCCCCACGGGCGGTTTCGCACACTCCTACGGCCTGGAAGCTGCTATGCAATCGCGCATAGTGAACAACCAGGAAGACCTGAGGCTGTTCCTCATCCAGGTCTTGGACAACATTGGAAGCCTGCTGCTTCCATTCGTCTACTGCGCCAGTAGGTCTCCTGAGGCTGCAGCGTGGGTTAAGCTAGATCAGCTGCTGGACGCTACACTGACAAATGAGGTCGGCAGGAAGGCGTCCACGTCGCAAGGCTCGGCTCTGTTGAGGGTGGCCGCGTCTGTCTTCACTGAGATCCAGCCGCTGCAGGATCTCCGACGGACATTTCTCGGTTCCATGAGTGTGTCGTTACACCATGCACCGATATTCGGGTTGATATGTGGGCTGGTTGGATTTGACAGCGAGACAACGCAGCGTGCTTACATGTTTGTGGCAATGAGGGATGTGATCTCCGCCGCGACGAGGCTCAATTTGATCGGACCGCTTGCTGCTTCGGTTCTGCAGCACCAGGTTGCGCCAGATGCCGAGAAGATGCTGCAAAAGTGGAAGGACCGTGATGTCTCTGAAGCATCACAGACTGCGCCGCTGCTTGACGCGTTGCAAGGCTGCCATGCTTACATGTTCTCTAGGCTGTTTTGCTCCTAACAGGCGAGGTTCACTTCCATATCTTTCCATCTCTTTCGTTGTACAATGTCTCCAAGCATACACAACAGAGGCTCAACTTCATGATACATGTACCATTTGTGCTTTTGTATTATTCTGATGTATTGAAACATATCTCCTTATTTCCTGAGAAAATAAATTAACTGGTTCATAGAGAGATGTATGTTACTCTGTATAAAGCATCTTTTATAACATGGCATATGGTTGATCGATGACTTTGTGCACTGCAATTGAACATTCACTTGAGTGCTGCCTCCTAACAAGGACATGATAAGCAATTGAGCAGTTTATTCAATTATCCTGTAACAAGGAGATGTTTAAATAGACCAGACATTTCCCAGGTCCATGATACACCCAGTTATATGTCTGGATAACCTTATTCTGATATTCCTCTGCTTCTTTCAGGTTGCTGAATGCAATTTGGTATAGTTCTGCTCATGGTTTTACCTTAGAGAAGTACAGGACCCCTGGCTTTCCTAAACAACAATGGCATCAGAATATTACAAGCATCCTGAGGATAGATGCCCAGTATGATTTTTTATTTTACTTGCAAGCAAGATTGTACAAAAATGCCAATAGTACATTATGTTCATGTGTGACGCCTCTCTGCCATGTGCCATCTATTACACTCGTCATACATATGATACATCTGTCTTCGGCTTCACCAATTATGACATTGATATaattatgcattgcatattacaaagAACATTGCTTTCTTTTGCTCCATGATCCGAAGTACTGGATCTGTTGCTCCAGCTCCAGATTCTATGCTAAGTGCAACAGCAGAATGCTTGGCTTCAACGGATTTTTCATGCTCAACAGATCTGAACAGCTCGGAGAAGTTGCCCTTGCCAATCCTGCCACAGCCACCCTTCTGGTACTCTTGCCCGGTCCCGTCCTTCCCCATGCACCCGATCCTTTTGGATCATCTTCATAACAAGGTTGGCCTGAACATAGTAGCTGATGCAGTTAGATTTTGAATCACAAAGAGTAGATAAAAGATAGCAAAAATGCAGTCTGAAGTCAGTAGGGCACTGAACCTCAAGTTACTGAATTATGGCATAAATACTAGTACTATATTATATGCTAAACCAAAACATTTGCAAACAACTGTGTATAGCTCTATGCTAAAATACAGTACACCATGACCATGCCACGAATTGTGAAGTTGGATATGTTGGCCCTATGCAAGCAGCTTTATTCCCCTTTAAAGCTGTCATGATTTTCATAAAGATGCATCATGTATGGATGCGCTAAAAAGAGTTTCAGTTGGATTCACAGCATTCAGTATAACCAAGGTTTGATACCTTTATGCACCTTACACATACACCATGTGATGTAGAACTCAAAATCGTTTCGTCTTTATTTTACTGGCAAGGAAGATTGTACAACAACAATGCCAACAGTACATTTTGTTCATGTGTGAGCCCTTCTTACATCTGTTACACTCATGATACATAACACGGATATAATTGCACGTCGCATATCACAAACAACATTGTTTTCTTTTGCTCCATGAGACCATGATACAAAGTACTGGATCAGCTTCTCCAGCTTCAGCTTCTATCCTATGATCCCTGAAGTGCAGCAGATTGCTTGGCTTCAAGGGACTTCTCATAATCCTCAATGGACTTGAACATCTCGGAGAAGTTGCCTTTGCTGAACCCACCACAGCCACCCTTCTGGTACTCTTCCCCTCTCTCATCCTTCTCCATGCACACGTTGGCCTGAACATAATAGTTGATGCAGTTAGATTTTGAATCACAGGGGGTAGAGCAAAGAAGCAGCTTGAATTTATTATCCAGGTCTTGGAGAACATTGGAAGCCTGCTGCTTCCATTCCTGTACTACGCCAGTAGGTTTCCTGATTCCGCGGGATGGATCAAGCTATATCAGCTACTAGATGCTACGTTGACGAACGAGGCCGGCAGGACATCGTCCACGTCGCAAGGCCCGGCTCTTTTGAGGGTGGCAGTGTCTTTCTTCACTGAGATTCAGTCGCTGCAGGATCTCCGAAGGACATTTCCCAGTTCCACGAGTGTGTCGTTTCACCATGCACCGATATTCGGGTTGATATGTGGGCTGGTTGGATTTGACAGTGAGACAGCGCAGCGTGCTTACATGTTTGTGACGATGAGGGATGCGATCTCCACAGCGACGAGGTTTAATTTGATCGGACCGCTTGCTGCTTCGGTGCTGCAGCACCAGGTTGTGCCAGATGCTGAGAAGATGCTGCAGAAGTGGAGGGACCATGATGTCTCTGAAGCATCAGACTGCGCTGCTGCTTGACGCATTGCAGGGCTGCCATGCCTACATGTTCTCTAGTCAGTTTTGCTCTTGACAATGAGGTTCGCTTCTATATCTTTTTATCTCTCTCGTTGTACAATATCTTGAAGCATACACAACAAAGGCCTCAACTTCATGATACATGTACGATTCATGCTTTCATATTATTCGGATGTAGGATGCCATTGAAACATATGCCTTTATTTTCTGAAAAAAATGGTTAACCGGTTCATACAAAAATGTATGTTACTCTGTTTATAAAGCATCTTTTTATAACATAGCGTGTGGTTGATCACTGATTTTGTGCACTGCAATTGAACATTCACTTGAGTGATGTCTCCTAACAAGGACATCATAAGCAATTGAGCAGTTTATTCAATTATCCTGCAACAAGGAGATGTTTAAATAGACAAGACATTTTGCAGGTCCATTTTgtgaacaacatgatgcatgatacgCCCAGTTATATGCCTGGATAATCTTATTCTGATATTCCTCTGCTTCTTTCAGGTTGCTGAATGCAATTTGGTGTAGTTCTCTGCTCATGGTTTTAACTCTGAGAAGTACAGGAAAAATGGCTCTTTCCAAAGAAAAATGGCACCAGAAGATTGCAATCATCCCGAGGACAGATGCCCAGTATGATTCTTTATTTTACTTGCAAGGAAGATTGTACAAAAATGCCAATAGTACAGCATGTTCATGTGTGAGCCCTCTCTACCGCATATCACAATTAAACATAGGATACATTGATATAGACATATAGTTGTGTGTGGCATATTACATAGAACATTGTTTTCTTTTGCTCCATGATACAAAGTATTGGATCTGTTGCTCCAGCTCCATATTCTATCCTGCGATGCAACAGCAGAATGTTTGGCTTCAAGGGATTGCTCATACATCTGTACAGCTCGGAGAAGTTGTTGCCCTTGCCAAACCCACGACAGTCAACCTTCTGGTACTCTTGGCTCTTGCCTGACCTCAGCCTTCTCCATGCACCCGATCCTTTGGATCATCTTCAACAACAAGCTGATGCAGTCTGAAGTCAGTAGGGCATTGAACCTCAAGTTACTGAATTATGGCTTAAATAGTTATCTGCTGAACCAAAACTTTTTCAAATAACTGTCTATGCTAGTATTGTACACCATGTCATTTGAAGTTTTTCAAATACCTTGGCCTTTTACTATGCAAGGAGCTTTACTCCCCTTAAAAGTTGTCACGGTCTCCATAAAGATGCATGATGCATGGATACGCCAAAAAAAGTTTCAAGTTGGATTCATGGCATTCACTGTCATATGGATTGTGTGGCCAAAACCAAGGTTTGATACCTTTATGCACCATACACACACACCATGTGGTGTAGAACTCAAATCGGTTCTTCCTTATTTATTTGCAAGCAAGATTGTACAGCAAAGCCAACAGTACATTTTGTTCATGTGTGAGCCCCCTCTGCCATTCATTACACTCATGATGCATATGTCTTCGGCTTCACCATGCGTCCCATATCACAAACAACACTGTTTTCTTTTGCTCCATGAGGCCATGATACAAAGTACTGGATGAGCTTCTCGAGACGCACTTCTATCCTATGATCCCTGAACTGCAGCAGATTGCTTGGCTTCAAGGGACTTCTCATAATCCTCAATGGACTTGAACAGCTCGGAGAAGTTGCCTTTGCCAAACCCTCCGAAGTCACCCTTCTGGTACTCTTCCCCTCTCTCGTCCTTCTCCATGCACCCGATCCTTTGGATCATCTCCAGGAACAACGTTGGCCTGAACATAATAGTTGATGCAGTTAGATTTGGAATCACAGGGAGTAGAGCAAAGAAGCGCTCGAATTTATTATCCAGGTCTTGGAGAACATTGGAAGCCTGCTGCTTCCATTTGTGTACTGCACCAGTAGGTCTCCTGATGCTGCGTCGTGGGTCAGGCAAGATCAGCTACTGGATGCTACGTTGACGAACAAGGTAGGCAGGAAGGCGTCCACATCGCAAGGCTCGGCTCTATTGAGGGTGGCAGCGTCCGTCTTCACTGAGATCCAGTCGCTGCAGGATCTCCGAAGGACATTTCTCGGTTCCACGAGCGTGTCGTTTCACCATGCACCGATGTGCGGGCTGGTTGGATTTGACAGCGAGACAACGCAGAGGGCTTACATGTTTGTGACAATGGGGGATGTGATCTCAGCGGCGGCGACGAGGTTCAATTTGATCGGACCACTTGCTGCATTGGTGCTGCAGCACCAGGTTGCGCAGATGCTGAGAAGATGCTGCAGAAGTGGAGGGACCGTGATGTCTCTGAAGCATCAGAAACTGCGCCACTGCTTTACACGTTTCAGGGATGCCATGCTTACATGTTCTCTAGGCTGTTTTGCTCCTGACAATGAGATTCGCTTCCATATCTTTCCGTCTCTCACGTTGTACAGTGTCTTCATGCATACACAACACAGGGCTCTAATTCATTCCTTGATATTATTTTCATGTAGGATGCCATTGAAACACGTATCCTTGTTTCCTGAAAAAAATCAGTTAACGGGTTCATAGAGAGATACATGTTACTCTGTATAAAGCATCTTTTATAACATGGAATATGATTGATCGATGACTTTGTGCAATGCAATTGAACATTCACATGATTGATGTCTCCTACAGTAACAAGGACATGATGAGCAACTGAGCAGTTGATTCCTGTAACAAGGAGATGTTAAAATAGATCAGAGATTTCACTGGTCCATTTTGTGAACAATACAATGCATGATACACCCGGTTATATGTCTAGATGACCTTGTTATGTTTTTCCTCTGCTTCTTTCAGGTTGCTGAATGCAATTTGGTGTACTTGTGCTAACAGTTTTACCCAGAGAAGTAGAGGACTGCTGGCTTTTCCTAAAAGAAAAATGGCATCAGAAGATTGCAAGCATCCCGATAACAGATGCCCAGTATGATTATTTATTATTCTTGCAAGCAAGATTTTACAACAATTTCAATAACCTAATAGTACATTATGTTCATGTGTGGGCCCACTCTTTACACTCATCATACATAGGATATATCTATCTTCAGCTTCATCAAATACAACAATTAGTACTGGATCTGCTGCTCCAGCTCCAGATTTTATCCTAGGGTGCACCCGCAGATTGCTTGGCTTCAAAGAATTTCTCATTCTCCTTAATACTCCTGGAACTCCTGCCCAATACTCCTGGAGTAGATCTCAACAGCTTGGAGAAGTTGCCCTTGCCAAACCGGCCGCAgctaccattctggaactcctgccCAATATCGTCCTTCTCATTGCATTCGATCCTTTGATCATCTCTAAGAACAAGGTTGGCCTGAACATAGTATAATACCTGATGCAGCTAGATTTGGAATTTCAGAAAGTAGATAAACATACTAGCAAAGATTCTGTCCTAAGTCAGTAGGGCACTGAACCTCAAGTTACTGAATTATAGCATAAATACTAGT is drawn from Triticum dicoccoides isolate Atlit2015 ecotype Zavitan chromosome 6B, WEW_v2.0, whole genome shotgun sequence and contains these coding sequences:
- the LOC119322088 gene encoding urease accessory protein F-like; amino-acid sequence: MDREHSALKKMRLEDAEDSAISQVPATASSMHQQLFWSQWQLLDSILPTGGFAHSYGLEAAMQSRIVNNQEDLRLFLIQVLDNIGSLLLPFVYCASRSPEAAAWVKLDQLLDATLTNEVGRKASTSQGSALLRVAASVFTEIQPLQDLRRTFLGSMSVSLHHAPIFGLICGLVGFDSETTQRAYMFVAMRDVISAATRLNLIGPLAASVLQHQVAPDAEKMLQKWKDRDVSEASQTAPLLDALQGCHAYMFSRLFCS